Part of the Pseudomonas sp. P8_241 genome is shown below.
GCGTGATATCCCCCGGCATCAGGGTGATGCAACTGCCCTGCTGCTCCATCACGGCCTCTCCGGCCAGCTGAAACGCCGCGTAATAATGCGCGCCCTCGCCCTGATCGATCTCATGCTGCGTGCGGAACAGACAGGCCTGGGACACGTCGACGAAACTCATCTTCAGTTCACCGCTGCGGTACTCATCGATGGAGCCGGCGAACTGCCCGCCCAACAGATTCGCACCGAAACGCCCGCAGACCTGATTGACCTTGTCGAGCCACTGATCAAAGCGCTCGTCCTGTTGTGCATTGCTCATCACAGCCTCATCCATCGCATTATTCGCTGCGAGGCGCCCTGCACTTTTCGTTCCCGCCCTGCGCCGCCAACAAACTTCACGACCGCCAGGCAAAAGCGTGCGCGATAACGGCGCAATGCTCCAACCAGCGCACCAAAACCTGACGGCATGGCAACACGCCATGCAATCTGGCATGCACAACCAACTAATTGGCAAACAGGGAAAAGGACAAATAAAAGTCGCGCCGTAGTATCCGGACAGACCGCAAACCTGCGCTCAAGAACAAGAACGGATGTCACACCATGCTCAAGTCCCCCTTGCTTCGTCTCTCGACGCTCGCGCTGATGATCAGTGCCGGTAATGCCGGTGCCTATGAACTCTACGCCGATGACGCCAGCCACCTGAACGCTACCCTGGAAGCCGTGTTCGGCATTTTCCACAGCCAGGAAAACTACGCCCTGTCCGGTCGCCTGGAAGAAGGCAACTCGTCGTGGCGCGAGGGCTACATCAAATACGGCTTGAGCTTCGATCAAGGCCTGGGCGGGATGGGTACCGCATACGGCGCGGGGAACATGCTCAGTTCCGGCACCTGGGGCGACGGCGACGCCGCAGGATTCAGCGATGGTTCGGAACGCACCACCAAGTTCGAAGACGCCTACCTCGGCTGGCGCTCGGCCGATCTGATCGGCGCGCTGGGCAGTGATGGCATCGACGTGTCTTTCGGTCGTCAGAACATCGTGGTCGGCGACGGTTTCCTGATCGACGGCGACGCACTGAACCTGGGTAAAGGCCTGGCCGACGGCGAATTCAACCGTGGCGGCGCCTACTACCTGGCGGCACGCAAGGCATTCGACGAGACGGCCGTGCTGCGTATCGGCGGCAAGGAAGGCTGGCGCAGTGACCTGATGTGGCTCAAGTCCAACAACCGCGGCCAGGCGATGACCGAAATGTACGTCGGCACCCTGGAGCACGTGGCCGAAGCCGGTACGGTTGGCCTGACCTACGTCGACACCACCGATGTCGACGAACAATACGCCTCGCCGATCCAGCTCGAACGCGACGGCATGAAAACCTACAGCCTGCGGGCGGCGGGCAACGCCGGAGTCAAAGACCTGTTCCTGTCCGGTGAATACGCCAAGCAGGACAAACCTCACACGTCCAGCGAAGACGCCTGGTACCTGGAAGCGGGTTGGACCTTCTCCGATGCGGTCTGGACACCTAGCGCCAGCTACCGCTACAGCCGTTTCTCGGAAGGCTACGACACCCTGTTCTACGGTTTCAGCCGTGGCTACGGCACCTGGTTCCAGGGCGAAGTGGCGGGCAACTACGCCGGGCCGTTCAACAGCAACTCGCGCATCCAGAACGTCACGCTGAAAGTCGCGCCGCTGGAAAACCTGAGCGTTGGCGCGATGTACTTCAACTTCGACACCATCGACCGCAACCTCGGCAACACCGATGGCCACGAAGTCGACCTGTACGCCGAATGGCATGTCAACGACCACCTGACCGTAATGCCGCTGGTGGGTATCTACCAAGCAGACAAGAGCGCTGAAAACGGTGGTACCCAACTGGGTAACAACGACCAGAACGTCTACGCCCAAGTGGTGTTCGCCACCGGTTTCTAATCTCGGCCGTGGGCAGTGGACCTGCCATTGCCCACGTGGAAAAAGGTATTTCCAATGCACAAAACATTCCTGACGATCCAGAGCAAGATCGCCCTGCTCGCCGGTCTCTGCCTGCTGTTGGTCGTGGGCTTGTTGATGGGATTGTCGCTTTATCAAACCCACCAGAGCAGCCAGCAAGTGGCCGAGGCCAGCAGCGACATGCTCGCCAGCGCCGCCAAGGAACACATGCAAGCCCTCGGTACGGTCCAGGCCATGCAAGTGCAGCGCACTTTCATGCAGACCCACGAATACGGCCAGGGTTTATCGCGTTATTTGCTCTACCTGCGACAACTGCAACACCAGGGCAATCTGACCCGCCAACAACTGCGCCAGGAGCTGAGCACCCAGCTTCATCAGGCACTCATCGACAAGCCCGACCTGCTCGGGCTTTATGTCATTTTCGAACCCGATGGACTGGATGGCGCCGACGCCGGTTTCGTCGGTCAGGCCGCGTTGGGCAGCAACGAAACCGGGCGCTTCGCCCTGTATTGGGTGCAAAGCAAGCCCGGTGAACTGCAAGCGGTCATCGGCGATGAAGGCCTGCTCGCCAACACCGAACCGGGGCCGAGCGGCGCGCCGTACAACGCTTTCTACACCTGTGCCCGCGACACCCGTCAGGCCTGTGTGCTGGAGCCGTATTTCGACGAGGCATCGGGCAGTCGCAAACTGGTGACCAGCGTTGCCTTCCCGCTGCTGGAAAACGGCAAAGTCATCGCCGTCGTCGGTCTCGACATCAACCTCGCTGCCTTGCAACAAAACAGTGAAGCCAGCGCCCACGAACTGTTTGATGGCAATGGCCAGATCAGCATCGTCAGCCCGCGCGGTGTGATTTCTGCCAATAGCCAGGACGTTAGTCGCCTCGGTCAGCCGATGGACAATGCCGAGGTGTTGGACAGCTTGCGACAAGGGCAACCGAAGGTGTTTGTCGACGCGCAGCAGATCAAGGTCCTTGAACCACTGGCGCCGATTGCCGGGGCTGCGCCGTGGGGCGTTTTGGTGGGTGTACCGCAGAGCGTGTTGCTGGCACCGGTCACCACGCTGCAAAAAGAACTCGACGCTCAAGGCGTGCAAAGCACCGCACTGGAACTGCTGCTCGGTGGCGGCTCTGCCCTGCTCGGCCTGCTGTTGATCTGGTACACAGCGCTGCGCATCACCCGGCCGCTGCAAGTGCTGACCCGGGTCATGGAAGACATTTCCCTTGGTGAAGGCGACCTGACTCGTCGCCTGCAAGTGCAATCGCGGGATGAAATCGGCCAACTGGCGACTGCCTTCAACCGCTTTGTCGAGCGCATTCACCACTCGATGCGCGAAGTGGCCTGCGCGGCAGTGGGCGTCAATGAAGGCGCCCGGCGCGTGCTGGTGGCGTCGAACTCGTCCCTGAGCAATTTCGACGATCAATCCACCCGCACCAACAGCGTGGCGGCGGCCATCAACCAACTGGGTGCAGCCGCCCAGGAGATCGCCCATAACGCCTCCGATGCTTCGCAACAGGCATCCTCCGCGCGCCAACAAGCCGAAGATGGACGCCAGGTGGTCGAGCGCACGATCGAAGTAATGAATGAGCTGTCCGGCAAAATCCGTGCGTCGTGCGCCAACATCGAAGTGCTCAACGACAAGACCGTGAACATCGGGCAGATCCTCGAAGTGATCAAGGGCATTTCCCAGCAAACCAACCTGCTGGCGCTCAACGCCGCGATTGAAGCGGCGCGGGCCGGTGAAGCGGGCCGTGGTTTTGCGGTGGTGGCGGACGAAGTGCGCAGTCTGGCCGGACGCACCCAGACCTCGGCGCTGGAAATCCAGCAGATGATCGAAGAGCTGCAAGTGGGCGCACGGGATTCGGTCGCCACCATGACCGAAAGCCAACAGCACAGCGAAGAAAGCGTGACCATCGCCAACCTCGCCGGCACCTGCCTGGGCAGCGTGACCCAACGCATCGGCGAGATCGACAACGTCAACCAGTCGGTCGCGGCGGCTACCGAGGAACAGACAGCAGTGGTCGAGGCGTTGAATGTCGACATCACCCGGATCAACACCCTGAACCTGCAAGGGGTGGAGAATCTGCAATCGACATTACGCGCTTGCACCGAGCTGGAGCAGCAGGCCGGGCGGTTGAATCAGTTGGTGGGGAGTTTTCGGATCTGAGATCCGGGTGGCCTGACCGGCGCCGTTATCGCGCGCAGGCTCGCTCCTGCAGTGGATTTTTAGCGCACACATTACGCGTGTTCATTGAAAATCCCTGTGGGAGTGCCGGTCTGCAAGCTGACAGTCGCAAGCGCCACTGCGTCATCACGAGCGAACGCCCTCCCTCCGATTTTACGCGCTGACTGCAGGCCGAAGGCTGGTCAACCCCGCAAGAGTCCCTATAATCGCGGCGTTTTCGTCTAACCTCACGGAGCGTCGTGTCGCAATCAGCTTGTGCGGGGCGCATCGACATTTTTCCGCTATTGAACCGGAGAACTTCATGCTCAAACGTACCCTGGCATTGGCCGTCGGCCTGACCTTGTCCCTTTCCTCCTTGTTGGCGCAGGCTGCCGACACCCTGAAAGTCAGCGCCATTCCTGACGAAGCCCCCACCGAACTGCAGCGCAAATTCAAGCCGCTGGGCGAATACCTGGAGAAGCAGCTGGACATGAAGGTCGAGTTCGTCCCGGTATCCGACTACCCCGCCGTGGTCGAAGCGTTGGCCACCGACCGCATCGACATGGCCTGGCTGGGCGGCTTCACCTTCGTGCAGGCGCGACTGAAAACCGGCAACGCCATTCCCCTGGTTCAGCGTGAACAAGATGCCCAGTTCACCAGCAAATTCATCACCGCCGACCCGAACGTCAAATCCCTGGCCGACTTGAAGGGCAAGTCCTTCGCCTTCGGTTCGGTATCCTCCACCTCGGGCAGCCTGATGCCGCGTTACTTCATGCTCAAGGATGGCATCAAGCCGGAAACCTGGTTCAGCCGCGTGGGTTACTCGGGCGCCCATGACGCCACGGTCGCCTGGGTCCAGGCCGGCAAAGTGGACGCCGGCGTACTCAATGCCAGCGTCTGGGAAAAACTGGTCAAGGCCGGCAAGGTCGACACCGACAAGGTCAAGGTCTTCGCCACCACGCCGGCCTACTTCGACTACAACTGGACGGTACGCGGTACGCTCGACCCGGCCCTTGCCGACAAGATCAAAAAGGCTTTCCTGGCGCTGGACCCGGCCAATCCGGAGCAAAAAGCGATTCTGGATTTGCAGGCCACCAGCCGTTTCATCGAGACCAGCCCTGAGAACTACAAGGGCATCGAGGAAGCCGCACGCGCCGCCGACCTGCTGAAATGACCTTGCATCTGACTCAGGTCAGCCTCACGCACGCCAATGGCGTGCGTGCGCTGGACACTATCGATTTGCACATCGGTGCCGGTGAGCAAGTGGCGATTATCGGCCCGTCCGGTGCGGGCAAGTCGAGCCTGCTCAACCTGTTGGCCACCGCCCTGCGCCCGAGCAGTGGCGCGATCGAGGTGCTCGACGCGCAAGCCTGGCAGCTCAGCGCCCACCAGCGTCAGCGCTTGCGCGCGAGGATCGGCCTGGTGCATCAATCGCCACCCCTGCCTCCGCGCCAACGCGTGATCACCGCCGTGCTGGCCGGCAAACTGGGTCAGTGGGGTTTTGCCAAAAGCCTGCTGAATCTGGTGCATCCGCTGGACATTCCCGGTGCGCGGGCGGCGCTCGCCCGGCTGGACCTGGGTGACAAACTGTTCGCCCAGTGCCAGCAACTGTCCGGCGGCCAACTGCAACGTGTGGGCATTGCCCGGGTGCTGTATCAGGCGCCCGAAGTGCTACTGGCCGATGAACCGGTCTCGGCAATGGACCCTGTTTTGGCCGCACACACGCTGTCGACGCTCTGTCGCCATGCAAAAGAGCACCGTGTGACGCTGGTCGCCAGCCTGCATGCGGTGGATCTGGCCCTGTCGCACTTCTCACGGATCATCGGCTTGCGCGACGGTCAGGTCTTTTTCGATCTGCCCGCCAGCGACGTCGATCACGATCTGCTCGACGGGCTCTACGCCAACGAACAACTGCAATCCCCGCCCGTTCCCGTGGCGCCTTTGAGTGTGCAGATTCCCCGATGCTGAAGCGTGATACGCGGGACCCGTCCGCCCTGCCTCGGTTGCTGCTCAGCCTGTTGGCGATTGCGCTGCTGTGGCCGGGCATCCGTTTCAGTGAGCTGGACCCGGGCGTACTGTTCATGGCTGACAGCCAGAGTGAGATGGGCCGTTTTGTTGCAGCCTTCTGGCCCCCCGCCCATGGTGAAGAGTTCCTCCAATTGCTGTGGCAAGCCACCTTGCAGACACTGGCCATTGCCACCGCCGGCATGGCCCTGGCCTTGCTGTTGGCCGTACCTGCGAGCCTGCTGGCGAGTCGGGCGCTGTCGCTGTCGGCGGCTTCGCGCAGCGGACGCCCGAGCCTGCTCGGTCGATTGCTGCGCTGGCCGGTACGCGGGCTGTTGATCTTCCTGCGCAGCGTGCCGGAAATCGTCTGGGCGCTGCTGTTCGTCCGTGCTGTGGGCCTTGGACCCACGGCCGGGGTGCTGGCCATCGCCATCACTTACAGCGGCATGCTCGGCAAGGTCTACGCGGAAATTTTCGAGTCGGTCGACCAGCGCCCCGCCCATGCCTTGCTGCAAGCAGGCAGCAGTCGCTTGGCCGCCTTCTGCTACGGCATCCTGCCCAATGTGGCGGCGGAGCTGCTGTCCTACACGGTGTACCGCTGGGAATGCGCGATCCGCGCCTCGGTGGTGATGGGATTCGTCGGCGCAGGCGGCCTGGGCCAGCAAATCGATCTGTCGTTGCGCATGTTCGCCGGTGGTGAAGTGGCGAGCATGCTGCTGACGTTCTTTGTCCTGGTGTTGTTCGCCGATCAGATCAGCCGCCTGCTGCGTTGGAGGTTCGCATGAATCGCCTGATCAACCTGATGCTGATCGCGCTGATCGTCGCCGCGGCCATCGCCTCGTTCAGCTACCTGGGTCTGGATCTGGGAGAACTGGCGGGCAGCGGCAACCTCAACCACATGGGCGCTTACGTGCTGCGCTTTCTCAGCCCGGACCTGAGCGCCGGTCACTTGCAAGCCATCGTTCGTGGTGCTGTGGAAACCCTTGCCATGTCCGCCTTGGGCACCTTGCTGGCGGCGGTGTTCGGGCTGGTATTGGCCCTGCCCGCGGCCGGGCGTTTCGGCTGGCCGTTGCAGAGCGCGTCGCGCCTTGTGCTCAATGCCCTGCGCGCCATTCCTGAACTGGTGTGGGCCGCGTTGATGGTGTTGGCGGCCGGTCTCGGCCCGAACGCCGGCACGTTGGCATTGGCCATGCACACCACCGGCGTACTCGGTCGCCTGTTCGCCGAAGCGCTGGAAAACACCCCGCCGGAACCGGCCGAAGCGATTCGTTTGCAGGGCGGTAACATCGTCTCGGCGTTCTGCTACGGCACCCTGCCCAACCTGTTCCCCCAGTTGCTGGCGTACATTCTGTACCGTTGGGAAAACAACATCCGCATGGCCAGCGTGCTTGGCTTCGTTGGTGCCGGCGGCTTGGGGCAGATGCTCTATGTCAGCCTCAGCCTGTTCCAGGAAGCCCAGGCCAGCACGGTGATTCTGGCCATGTTGCTGTTGGTGTTTGCGGTCGACGGCCTGAGCAGCTGGAGTCGCCAGCGCTGGGTCAAGGCGTGATGGGGAATTGCACAGGCTTGTTCGACTGATCAGTCAGCAAGGCACGTTTTCATCCCCTGGTTTTAAAAGGTGAAGCTTCACTCGATAACAGGCGAAGTCTCGACCGAACCCTCCAACGGAGTGTTCCAATTAGTCATTTTCTGCCTCGGGCGCTCGGAAGGCCTTGCTGTAGTAGCCGGACTGGTCGAAACAGCAAACGTGCTTCTTGCCGGATGCAAGCATGTCGCAGGCATCACCAATTCGTTTTGCGCGGGTCTTGAGTTGTTTGGCTGAAGTAATCCAGTGTATCCAGTCTACTCGTGCGATGGTCGTTGTATTGTTCCAAACCTTGCGAGCCTCAGGAGTGGCTGCCAGTGCTTCCTGAAAATCTTGTGGGATATCCGGTTCCGGTTCCTTCTTCACAGGGGTCAGCTCCAGCGTAACGATATCCCCAACGGCCGCGCCTGCAGCCTCGAGTAACTCTCTACTGACGTGCAGCCAATGGCTCAGTTGACCATCCGGCTCAAGGGTTGCCTGGAAAGGGTGCCCATTGATTGTGCCTTCAACTGTCGTCCTTCCTCGCCTCGGTAGCGGTTCACTCGCGTCTCTTGGCAATACTGCGAACGCCCACGACGTATCATCGCCAGGCTTTGCCGGACGAAGAAGCTTTGTTTCGAATCGGGATTTCGCATCAATTGTTTACATGGCTACTCCTCCAACTAATACGCCTGATTACTCTCTGGCGACAGCGAAGGCAACACCGCTTGAGGAAACCAGGGCGTAATGCCCTGGCAGATAGCTGACGTCACTTTTTCTTTTTCGCGGGCTTTTCAGCCTTGTCTGATTTCTTGGCCTTTTCTGGCTTGCTATCAGCTTTTTTTGCAGCTTTCTTTGGTTCGGCAACTTTTTTCTTGTCTTTCTTATCGGAAGATTTCGAAAGAGCCGACGCCGCCGATTTCTTTGCCGGTGATGACTTTTTGTCTTTCAATTCCTTGCTGGCTTTTGAAGACTCCCCTTTGCTTTTCTTCTCGTCTTTAGCCACGTTGACCACCTCTCGGAGTGTGCCGGGATAGGCACATTGCCTGTGGGATTACCCACACGCTAATCATTAGGCGAGCGCGGCTGACGGCGGTTCAAATTCTTTTGATGCGTCGAGACACGCCAAAAACCCTTCCTGCGTGTCGGCACAGGAAGGGCCCTTTCGTTTTGGCGGATCAGTCTTTTGCCTTGCTCAGTTCGGTATACAGCTCGGTCGGCACTTTCTTGCCGTTGGCGGTGAACTGGTTGGTGCGGAACGTGTACACCTCACCCTCGGACAGGAAGCCATCGCTATTGGCATCGATCGCCTTGAATTCCTCGGTGCCCTTCGGTGCCACCGCCAGCAGTTCCTTCAACGAAACCCGACCATCATGATCCGCGTCCGTCCGTGCAAAGGAAGCATCGCCACACTTGCCTTCACCGCACTTGCCCTCGGCCTGGGTCTTCTGGGCGCTGGCATCGCTGGCACCGCACTTGCCTTCGCCACACTTGCCTTCGCTGGTCTTCTCTGCCGAAGCCAGTTGATAGCCCTGAGGCAGGGCTTCGGCGGAAAACGCGGACGACGCAAAGTTGATACCGCCGACCAGTGCAACAGCGATCAGGCCAATACGGGTTTTATTCGGGGACTGGATACGAGACATGTTGATACTCCGGATCTTTTGCGTGGCTGGACCGTCATGGGTCGTGCCACAAGGGTTGATAACCTGGTGGCGAGGTGCGAAGTGCATCTCGCTTTGGCAGGTCTATTTGGCCCCAGCGGTGTATCCGGGCTGTATCCGTGCAGGACTGGTTTTGTAAGGTTGTTTAAAGATTTCAGGCCTTGATACACAGTGATACGCGGAAGACGGTATTCCCGCAGGCGTTTGCTCAAACGTTTGTAGGGCATTTCCTGAAGGCTTCGACACCTTGCGTCGTTGCCTACAGTTACGCCAGAATCCGCCGGCTTGTGCGCCTGGGGGCCCGTCGGTAACTTGATTCGCGTCACTGCCCATCAGTGATCGGGTTTCGCAGCCGGGGTAATCTCTAGACTCACAACGTCTTCCGTCCGAGGACAGATCCTTCATCAGGTCTGTATCTCATGTCATGGCGGCTGTGCGTGGGAGACCTTCGGGTCTGCCGGGTTCCTGGAGTCCTGGTCTGCGAACCCGCGTACAGCTGCCACCTTATTTTCGTTTCGCAGCGAAGGGTGGTAGCTCCATGCTCCAGGAGTTTTCACCGTGTTCAAGGTCACCCCCAACCCACCGGACGCCGATCCGATCTCCCCATACGAACCCGATTCAACCCGGCTCAACGACGCCGCCGAACGTGCCCTCGACTTTCACTTCCCCTCGACGGCCGATATCAAGGCCACACCGCGTACGCCCAGCACTCTGTTTGCCGTGGCACCCGAGATCGATACTGAAACCATGAGGGGTATCTGGTCGAGACCCTGGCTTCGGTCGATGTGATGGTGCATCAGTTGGTGGATCATCTGGACGGCGGATCGCGCAATGCCCTGCTGGGGATTTCCAACAGCGTGATGCTGGCGGAGATCACGGCGAACCGGGTACTGGACCAGATCGATCTCCGCCAATAATGCGCTTGCCTGTGGCGAGGGAGCTGCTCCCTCTCTACAAACGTCATCTTTTGCCAGGCTGAGGCTTTAGTTCGGATCCAGCAGCCCGCCACTCCAGTTGCGCGACACCCGGCTGCCGGTAAATTTCGCCACGCCCATGCCCTGTGAGATTAGCCGGTCGCGATAGCGCGTCACCAGGCGCCCCGCCTGTTCGGCGTGCAGCACCACTTCGGAAGAGGGATCACCCGGCCGCCCGAGAATCCGCGCAAAGCGCTGGCCTTCCTCGACGAAGTCACCCAACTCCGTTTCGAAGATCAGCACGCCCGGTTGAGGCGCGAGGATGGTTTCCATGTGGCCCATGTCTACCGCCTCGACAGGCCAGTCTGCTGATACGCCGTTCTCATCAATGACGCCAAAACCGCACAGCCAGTTGTACACCCCTTCGGCATCCGATTCGGCAAAACGGTCACAGACGTCGCCCTGCCCGCGCAGCTCCAGCGTCGCGGCCATGCGACCGTCAGTGGCGCCTTCGCGCAACCACGGGGCAATGATGGTTTCTTCGAACGAACCATCGCCGCCGTCGTCCCAGATGATCGCCACGTCCATCTTCATCGCCGCTGCCAGGTCACGGCCCCGGGGCCAAAAGCTGCGGTGCACGTACAGGTATGGCAGGGCTTCGTCATCGGTATGCAAGTCGAGCATCACGTCCGCCGTGGCCGCCAGTTGCACCAGACTTTTCTGCCATTGCTGGACGTTGGTTGAAGGGCGCTCCATCGCCGCCGACAAGTCGAATGCGCGGTTGAAGTTTTGCCCGGTGGCGTCATGGTAACGGCCAAGAATCCGCCCTTGGCGAAACTGCCCGATGCCCAGCGGGTTGGCCTGCGGCACAACGGTGATGCACCCCTTGAGCCGCCCCTGAGACTCGGCGACCTGCAGGCGTTGCATCAGCAAATGCAGGACCAGCATCCCGGCAATTTCGTCGGCGTGCACCCCGGCCTGCAAGTGCACCGACGGCCCGCTGCCGTCGCCTTCGTAACGCCAGGCACCGACCCGCACTGCCTCCCCGTTGTTGTTGCGAACATTGAACGAAACATCCTGCGCCATTGGCTTGTCCTCCCGTCATGTCTGTTTGAATCGCTGTATCGCCCTTGCCGAACTGGAGATTGAACGCACGTTCAACTAAGCTCGCCAACGTGGAATCGAATCCAGGAAAAACCGTGTGACTACCCATGCCCCCCCGAACCGCCGCACCGCCCCCGATGACCGCCGCGAAAGGCTGGTGGCCGCAACGCTGCGCTGCCTGGGGCGCGACGGTCACGCCGGCATTTCCGTGCGGCGCATCGCCACCGAGGCCGGGGTGTCGGTCGGTTTGCTCAACCATCATTTCGGCAGTATCGAAGCGCTGATTGCCGATACGTACCAGCGGCTCGCCAGCGAACTGACCAGCGCACTGCTCCAGGAAATCGCCCAGGCCGAAACACCTGCGCAGAAGATCGATGCGTTCCTCGTCGGCTCGTTTTCCCCCCGAGTCATGGACCCGCAACTGCTCGGCGTGTGGGTGGTGTTCTGGAGCCTGATCCGGCACTCCGAACACGTCAGCCAATCCCATGAAAAAACCTACCGCGCCTACATCGATCTGCTCAGTCAATTGCTCGATGAACTGGCCGCCAGCGAAGGCTTCGTGATCCACGACACCCGCCTGGCGGCCATCGGTCTATCGGCGATGCTCGACGGTCTCTGGCTCGAGTGGTGCCTCAACCCCGAGACCTTCAGCGCCGCCAACGGCCTCCACATCTGCCGATGCTGGATAAAGGGGCTGCGACACGGAGCATTCAGCGCCGACGACGTCTTGTGAGGCGTGCCGGCCGAAGATCATCGCCAGCGTGCCGCTGACCGCGATCAACCCGGCGCCGATCATCAGCGACATGTCCATCAGCGTGCCCCAGATCAGGCTCGACAGCGCAAACGCCCAGATCAGCCCGGTGTATTCAAAAGGTGCAAGCAAGGTCGCGGTGGCCCGGCGAAAACTGGCGAACAGCAAGAACTGGCCGATACCGCCCACCAGACCTGCGCTGAGCATGCCCAGCCACGCCGGGGTCGGTGATGGCGTGTAGGTCAACGGCAAGGCGACCACCATGCAAATCACGAACACCACGTTGGTGATGAGCATCTGTTCCAGCACCGAGGTCTGGTCATCCACCTGCCGCAACTGGATATAGGTGAACGCCCAGCACATCGCCGCCAGCAGCGTCAGGACGATGGGCAACGGGTCGATCATGTTGTCGGGACGACAGGCAATGACCACGCCGACAAAACCGATGATCAGGCTGAACCACTGCCAGCCGCTGGCGCGTTCCTTGAGAATCACCGCTGCCAGCACCGTGACCATGATCGGTGCGGAAAAGTACAAGGTGGTCATCTCGGCCAGGGTCAGGTCCCGTGCCGCCGTGTAGTACAGCACCCACGCGACAATCGACAGCAGCCCACGCACCACCAGCAAACGCCGACTCGGCGAGTGCCAGGCCCGCTGGACCAGGCGCAGGCGCCCCACCAGCAGCACCGCCGCGACCACCACCAGACTGCGCCAGAACAGAATGGTCACCACCGAGTAATCGGCCACCAGCCACTTGATCACCGCATCCTGCAATGCCAGGAACGCATAGCCCAGGGTGCACAGGCCAATGCCTTGCAGCGAACGGTCAACCACTGGCGAACTCATCAGGTGGACCTGCGCACGGGCGTCCCGCGCCGTTCGGCAAAGGCAAACAGCGCCTCGATCAGGAATGTCAGGCAAACGTACACGCCGGCCACCAACAGTAGCGGTTCATAGACTTGCAGGGTCTGGGCACGAACCACGTTGGCGGCGCCGAGCAAGTCGATCACCGCGATGGTCGAGGCCAGTGCGGTGGACTTGAGCAGCATCACGGTTTCCCCGGCCAGGGTCGGCAACAACAGGCGCATCGCCCGGGGCAAACGCACCCGCAGCAAGGATTGGCGCGCGGTCATGCCAAAGGCCGAGGCCGCTTCCATTTCACCTTTGGGCACCGCCAGCAGGCCGCCGCGAATCACTTCGCCGACATAGGCACCCACCGACACCACCAGGGCAAACACGATGTACCAGTAACCGTCCCGCAGGTACGGCCACAGAAAGCTGCCGCGAATCAGCGGGAACTGGGCGAACAGACTGCCCAGCCCGTAGTAGAAAATATAGATCTGGATCAGCAACGGCGTGCCGCGCGTCACACTGGTGTAGAACAGGCTGACCTTGGCGATGACTTTGTTTTTCGAGATCCGCGCCAGCGCCACCAGCACCGCCAGGGCAAATCCGAACACACTGGAAATCAACAGAATGGCGATGGTGGTTTGCAACCCTCGGCCCAATAACGCCCCGTATTCAACTATCCACGCTGGAATCATTTCATTCTCTCTGCCGGTTCAGTCAACAAGAGGCATCCAGCGACGAATACGTCGCTCAAGCCGTCCCGACAGATAGTTCGACACCAGCGTCACCGCGTAATACAAAGCCGCGGCCGTGAGGTAGAACAACAGGTAATGACGCGTCGAGCCCGCGGCCTGCTTGGCCGTGTACAACAACTCGTTGGTGCCGACCACGCTGATCAGCGCGCTGTCCTTGATCAGGTTGATCCACAGGTTGGCCATCCCGGCCATCGCATACGGCGCCATGAT
Proteins encoded:
- a CDS encoding putative selenate ABC transporter substrate-binding protein, giving the protein MLKRTLALAVGLTLSLSSLLAQAADTLKVSAIPDEAPTELQRKFKPLGEYLEKQLDMKVEFVPVSDYPAVVEALATDRIDMAWLGGFTFVQARLKTGNAIPLVQREQDAQFTSKFITADPNVKSLADLKGKSFAFGSVSSTSGSLMPRYFMLKDGIKPETWFSRVGYSGAHDATVAWVQAGKVDAGVLNASVWEKLVKAGKVDTDKVKVFATTPAYFDYNWTVRGTLDPALADKIKKAFLALDPANPEQKAILDLQATSRFIETSPENYKGIEEAARAADLLK
- a CDS encoding phosphonate ABC transporter ATP-binding protein, yielding MTLHLTQVSLTHANGVRALDTIDLHIGAGEQVAIIGPSGAGKSSLLNLLATALRPSSGAIEVLDAQAWQLSAHQRQRLRARIGLVHQSPPLPPRQRVITAVLAGKLGQWGFAKSLLNLVHPLDIPGARAALARLDLGDKLFAQCQQLSGGQLQRVGIARVLYQAPEVLLADEPVSAMDPVLAAHTLSTLCRHAKEHRVTLVASLHAVDLALSHFSRIIGLRDGQVFFDLPASDVDHDLLDGLYANEQLQSPPVPVAPLSVQIPRC
- a CDS encoding PhnE/PtxC family ABC transporter permease; amino-acid sequence: MLKRDTRDPSALPRLLLSLLAIALLWPGIRFSELDPGVLFMADSQSEMGRFVAAFWPPAHGEEFLQLLWQATLQTLAIATAGMALALLLAVPASLLASRALSLSAASRSGRPSLLGRLLRWPVRGLLIFLRSVPEIVWALLFVRAVGLGPTAGVLAIAITYSGMLGKVYAEIFESVDQRPAHALLQAGSSRLAAFCYGILPNVAAELLSYTVYRWECAIRASVVMGFVGAGGLGQQIDLSLRMFAGGEVASMLLTFFVLVLFADQISRLLRWRFA
- the phnE gene encoding phosphonate ABC transporter, permease protein PhnE, whose protein sequence is MNRLINLMLIALIVAAAIASFSYLGLDLGELAGSGNLNHMGAYVLRFLSPDLSAGHLQAIVRGAVETLAMSALGTLLAAVFGLVLALPAAGRFGWPLQSASRLVLNALRAIPELVWAALMVLAAGLGPNAGTLALAMHTTGVLGRLFAEALENTPPEPAEAIRLQGGNIVSAFCYGTLPNLFPQLLAYILYRWENNIRMASVLGFVGAGGLGQMLYVSLSLFQEAQASTVILAMLLLVFAVDGLSSWSRQRWVKA
- a CDS encoding YdeI/OmpD-associated family protein; protein product: MDAKSRFETKLLRPAKPGDDTSWAFAVLPRDASEPLPRRGRTTVEGTINGHPFQATLEPDGQLSHWLHVSRELLEAAGAAVGDIVTLELTPVKKEPEPDIPQDFQEALAATPEARKVWNNTTTIARVDWIHWITSAKQLKTRAKRIGDACDMLASGKKHVCCFDQSGYYSKAFRAPEAEND
- a CDS encoding succinylglutamate desuccinylase/aspartoacylase family protein, with amino-acid sequence MAQDVSFNVRNNNGEAVRVGAWRYEGDGSGPSVHLQAGVHADEIAGMLVLHLLMQRLQVAESQGRLKGCITVVPQANPLGIGQFRQGRILGRYHDATGQNFNRAFDLSAAMERPSTNVQQWQKSLVQLAATADVMLDLHTDDEALPYLYVHRSFWPRGRDLAAAMKMDVAIIWDDGGDGSFEETIIAPWLREGATDGRMAATLELRGQGDVCDRFAESDAEGVYNWLCGFGVIDENGVSADWPVEAVDMGHMETILAPQPGVLIFETELGDFVEEGQRFARILGRPGDPSSEVVLHAEQAGRLVTRYRDRLISQGMGVAKFTGSRVSRNWSGGLLDPN